Proteins from a single region of Psilocybe cubensis strain MGC-MH-2018 chromosome 3, whole genome shotgun sequence:
- a CDS encoding putative GPI-anchored cupredoxin (putative GPI-anchored cupredoxin ARB_05732-1): protein MFTKSAVLLALPVFAAAQYGYAPPSNPGPTTSAAASVPSAPPSSGNQINVDVAPNGSLVYNPSNITATPGTQITFYFPGGPLAHSVTQSSFQNPCTYLQANGSAAAGFDSGLVTASTFTINVTDSSPVWFHCKQITHCGTGMVGSINAPATGNTFDAFVQAAKALGSNAPTDDATAVVTGGLHAVASATPSSDVGTSPGGSGGNSSSASKVAVSGFALLSAVIGAMMV, encoded by the exons ATGTTCACGAAATCTGCCGTTCTGCTTGCCCTTCCGGTCTTTGCTGCTGCGCAGTATGGTTATGCTCCTCCAAGTAATCCAGGCCCAACAACGTCCGCCGCTGCATCAGTGCCTTCTGCGCCACCAAGTAGCGGAAACCAGATTAAC GTTGATGTGGCCCCTAATGGAAGCCTAGTCTATAATCCATCTAACATCACTGCTACACCTGGAACGCAGATCACCTTCTACTTCCCAGGAGG CCCACTTGCACACTCTGTTACCCAGTCTTCTTTCCAAAACCCATGCACGTATTTGCAAGCCAATGGTAGCGCCGCTGCCGGATTCGATTCTGGATTAGTCACGGCCTCAACATTCACCATCAATGTAACGGACTCTAGTC CGGTGTGGTTCCACTGCAAGCAGATTACACATTGCGGGACTGGTATGGTTGGAAGCATCAACGCACCCGCCACCGGGAATACTTTCGATGCATTCGTGCAAGCAGCCAAAGCACTCGGAAGTAACGCTCCAACT GACGATGCCACTGCAGTTGTCACTGGAGGTCTGCACGCCGTTGCTTCCGCCACACCGTCTAGCGACGTGGGCACTTCCCCGGGGGGCAGCGGTGGTAATTCATCCAGCGCCTCAAAAGTAGCCGTGAGCGGTTTCGCACTGTTGTCAGCGGTCATTGGGGCAATGATGGTCTAA